The genomic stretch CTAGACTGACAAGATTGATGTTGAACCTACATTGGACTACGCTGGCGAAAAATATTATGAGCTTGCTAGACAGCTTGCATGAGTGCTCAAAATTCACTAAACTTGACATTGAGAAAGTGCTATCCAAGTTTAATCTTCATGATGTCAAGGACACTCTACGATGGCTCAAATAAGAAACAATATTTACCTGCCACCATACTGATTCAACAATCCGGGAGAAGATCCAAGATTCTATCTTTTCCAATGCAGATGTAAATGTGCTTGTATCCTGCCAGTCATCTATCAGCtgcataaaaccaaaatttttcccTTGTTTGATCCCGGAATTGATTTTCCGTTTCAGTGGTGATTGTTTCTCATCAGTTTTCCTTGCACCACCATTTGACTCGACTGTCCTCAGAGTTGCATTAGAATTGGACAAGTTGCCAAATGTTTGACAAATAATCTCTCTGAGGACAACCGTGTTTGACAACCAGAATGTTAACCTTGTACAAAAGAAGGAAATCGTTAGTCAATCCACAAATATATAGACATGCTTAACTCTTTGATATACTAAGTTCATTACCTTGAAACATCATTTCCACATGATTTTGCGATCAGTACAAGCCCCGTTACAGTGTTTCTAGCAACTGTGGCTTTCTTATCCTGAGTCCAATATTTGCAAGCATGAATATACAGTCTTGAAAGGCGCCGAGCAGGTGTGTGAACTTTATGTGCTGAACTTCCATGCTCTGGTATGACAGAATAGAGAGAAATCTCAAGCGCAGCAACTTCTCTGAGCTCCtcctcaagtttttcgattctcgaTTCCATCTCCTCCATCTTCTGATATACACTTGCCCGGTCATCATCAAGGACATTCTCTTCTGTGTCAACCGTCTCATCATCTGTCCCATTACTCTGATCACAGATGGGAGCTTCATCCAGCACATCAATCTCCTTGACCTCTTCAATTGTTTTATCATCCATTTCTTCGGATACCTCTGATGAAGGTTTGGAAGAAACATTTGTGTTCTCTAACTTCTTATTGCTAGGGATTTTAGGTGACACTGCAGCTCTGCTAGGTTTTTGAGATTTCTTTTGACTAGTATTCAATGTTTTAAATTGCAGTCTGGCATGTTCTTGATGATTAGCACCTCCTCGTGACGTGCGGGGACGGTTTTCAGCTGGTTCCTTTTTTGTGAGCTTCTTTGGAACCCTTGAAGCTCTTTTTACCCTGTTCTCATCATTAGTTGGTGCCTCTCCTTGAGATGAAAGTGAATCCCTCGCAGGCTCATAATCTGATTCACCTTCCTTGCCATGTTTTACATCTTTTTCCAAATCACTCAAACGATCATCTCTTTCCTCCCCATTTTCTTTGGCACCCATTTTATGATTACAAATTAATAGCAACTCTTCAAACCTGTACACCAtcgttaaaattatctaaaagtgTCTTCTTTCGTGTAAAGTTTAGAAGCACATAAACTGCATTCAATGCACTTACTTGAACAATCTGGAGACCCTTGTATTGAATCTGATATGATTCTTTCCGTGCAAAAGTCCTTTTTTGAAGTGGACACTGTGGAGTAGTCAAACTACTGAATTCTAGAAAATTTTGAACCTTTTTTCTTCACAAGCCTCACAAATGTATATTCCTGACACAGTCCAAAAAATTAGGGCAATTAGATGTATGAAAATTTCTATCTATTACTCTCAAAGATAGTAATCATACCTGATATTATTTCTTGACTGATAATATTAATCAAAAATCTGCAAATATATAAAACTGCAAAATGGAAAATTTTCTTCAGCAATTCACTGAAGGCAAAATTCTAATTGATTCAACAAATATGACTTTAAGAGTTACTTAAAATGAACAAATGCTATAATCATAAGTATATGATGGACAAGATCCGCAGATGACCTTGCAGCATAGTGATAAAAAATTTAGCAGTAGACATAACTTAACTTGGAAAATTAagcaatattaaatttaaaattttggccACGAACAAGTTGCAATAGGACAATATGGGTCAACATTTCTAAAAGCCTGTACATGCCATGAGCCCAAGAAAAAGAAATGTTTATCTTCAAAATATCAAAGCCAGCCATATGGCTAATATTGATAATCAACAACAGGATAAATAAAGGCTCACAAACAATAGTTTTCTCTATCCAGTCTCGGTAGCAAAATCCAAGTTATTCTATACATCTATCATCAAATCTGTCATATGTTTTCTTTGGCAACTTCCAACTTTAAACACATATTTCCATACTCCAGCCTTCTATGATAATAAAGGCATAAAAAACAGCAGGTTGTCATGTGTATTTTTATAGGGCAGAGAATTATCTTAAACAAAGTAACACAAAATGATGGCTTCACAATCTTGTGCGTGCATTTCAACACCAAAGAACGAGTCAAGATATCGGACAGTCACTGATGGACAATCAATGACGAACAGTACAACAGACTATTTAGTATAACAAAAATTCCAAACACGGGCTAATTATATATCATCCCCTGTAATttgttatttttagtattttgatcctATACTTTGAAAAGTTAGGTTGAAATCCTTATAATTATTAAAGTAAACTGTTTAACATCGTTTTTTCTCACAGCATCTTAATCTTACTCCAGGGAGAAACGGataaaagataactaattacatgagctaatttataattagccctcGCTGGTGTGGTCGCCAAATTCCAAGTCCCTGGAACACATTGGATCTAGAAGTGCCGCCGAATCACGAGATCCTAATGGCTGAACATATATTACGGCTCCAAACAAAGAGTGATAGGCTAGAAAACCAAGAATGCTCCAAAAACTAAACAAAAATTCAATCCATAAAACCAAAAGCAAGAATGTTCCAAGCTTCTTTAACATGAACGGAATCGGCAAGAAACATCAGCCTTAACTCCGATGCTAATCTTTCCAGTACCAGCTCAAGCAAGATCGAACAGATCGCCCAAAACCAGGAGCGGACTTTAGGAAATCAAGGATCCGCCGAAGATTGAACAGCTACTCAAACCATCGAACCAAAAGCAAGAATGCTCCAGGGTTCTCTACCGTGAATTCTATCAGCAAGAAACATCAATCATAACTTCGATGCCAACCATTCCAGAACCGACTCAAACGAGATCGTACGGATCTCGACAAGATCACGAACGGACTAAAGAAATGCTCATCAGAAGATCCAACGCCGGCCATTCCAGATCGCGCATCAAACAAGATCCGGTGCAACTCGCGGTACCAAGAAGAAGCAAACAAAACCAAAGGTATGATATTCGTCGGATTCCTCCAAGGAGTGAGAAAAAAGGACACCGACACAAAAGGTAAACGACAGGAAACCGAACAAGaaggagagaagaggaagaagggaaaaGGGATCGCAGGGAGTGAGActcgaaatcctcaccaaaaagcTTCGCCCCTTCGCCTCGAATGGCGTCTCCTCTTCTTGATCTTTAACTCCCAAGAACAATAAATCGAAGCACCGGCATACTCCCGCCCATTAGAACCCGCACAAATGCCGGAATCCACCGGGGTTATTTAACTCGATTTAATCGCCAGTTTGAGATCCGAGCAAGAACGAGTGCCCTCTAACCCCTCGCCACCGTCCCACTCAGTGTGTGGTTTACGGCTGACGGTCACAGGGTGAGAGAGAGCCGAGGGAGCTGCTTTAAAGTGAAGGAGTTGAATTCACCGCGCCGTGTGATTACCGATGCAACAACGAGGCTCTCAAGGTCCCACGCCACGTGGACGCCGTACGATTCCTGTGAATCCTCACGTTCGGTGAGTGGCACCGTGGGAGTCGTGTGGTTCGTGATCGAGGAACACTTTGCTGCCCCTGCGATGGAAAGGGTCCCACCGCTCACACTACCGACGCACCCTGAGGAACGCAAGTGGTAGAATAGGGTAAATGACTGACGGGTGAGAATAATATCTGAGGGGTGATTTGGGTGACCGGGAGACGGGGTGTCGgtgcgtggagatcaccgagaggtCCCGGTTCGCTGCCATCAGTCATTCAGCTATACGCCCGACGCGTGCCGGTGATAGGTGGGGGAGATGGGTCCACGACAGCCATACGCCGGTTGTAGTTCCGTAGTCCGTAGATGACAAAATAATCGAGGCATCTGCAGGTGTATGATATGGAGAAATGATGTAAATCCTGTGGAATGTAATACCAGGTTGTGCCAGCAGACCAATTATTTACATTAGCAATAACAAGTTCTTTTGATTTCAGCTTCATAATCGTGCTAATGGAGTCAGGTTGATCGTGATGCTAATGTGAGGTAGCCTTGTAAGCTTCCAAGCCAAATATGGTAGAACTGAGTTGACGATCAAGCGGTAGAGATCTGGGCAAGCAAGACAGTGGATAGATGATACAGAAAAGAGATGCAGAGTGGTAGGTTGactggctggctggctggctggccAGAATGCAAAGTGGTAGGTGGGGAGGCAATTCCCTGAAGGGGGCCAGTACAGAAAAGAGAAACCAAGTCACCATCTCACTGTACTCAAACTCCTGATGGGCAAATGTGACAGAGATGCAATGTGTGTAAACCGGTCATCACCGGAGTTGCGACGAAGGGAAAGGCCAAAATAGTCGATAAACGAGTTTACGTGGATGCAGTGGTTGTCCTTTGCTGTGGCCCAAACCCCAATTATGTTCGATGAGATGTGTGGAAGATACACCGATCATATGCAAACGGAGTTGGGAGGATGGATCTATATGCGTCTTACATGAAGTTTGTGAGCAGGTTTGCTTCGGTAACCAaagatgatgttttttttttgggggACTAAACTTAAAATAATTGTTCGGCTAATGGGATGAGGAGACCAAAGATCATATTCTAAACCAGCAACATGTGATGCGTGATTAAGCTTCTTCCTAGTAAGGACAGTGATAAGTGACTGTAGATTTAGAGCAAGATGTACAGATCGCATAGAGTTGGGTGATGCAAGCTGAGGATGGGTGAGTGACTCGCAAGGCAAGCAGAAGAAGGTTCGGCACGAGATGGAGGGTGTGATGTCGTACAGCCACCCACCTCACCCTCTCCGCCATATTTTGGAAGATGTGCACTTCCTTTTCGGACGTCTGCATTGTTTTGCTTGAATTCTAAGGATGTCTGTTTCGATTCCTTTTCATTGTTCGTCGCCAAAGTAAGAGACTCCGATGCAGTGAGTCAACATCCGGTAGACGGTGTCAATGGACCGCCAGCACTCCACACCAATCTAATACCTTTTATAGAGATATTGTTTGTTTGACACATTATTCGAGTAATTCGCATGATCGATATAAATGATGTAATGATATTAATTGCAACATCTAACGGTTGAGATGATTCTTTCATCTTTGTATCCAAATAATATCTATCAATCATATTTTTGTTGGGTACATACTCAAAATTAGAATACACCGTAAACATAATGAATATGGAACCACAATTCTTACCGGACGGTATAGTGAATTCGCGTGGTCCACGTCTACTACAATCGATCATCATCTCTCGCCGACAAAAGCTGTGCCGCACTAAGTCCACGCACTAGTGGCGTCCGACGTGTCTGCATGATGGACGCCGTATGACCACGACCACGTCATCATTCTTTGAACATCGGATGCTACCTTGATTTCTCACGATTTCCTATGAACACACGTCACCATTTGCGACGATTTCTCACAATTCCCATGCATGTTGTGTGAGCCAACTCACGATCGAAAGCATGCAGTTGCATCGAAGGATTGGGGAGGGGGTTTAGCCATCATGCATGCCTTCCCGCGCCAGCTTTTGCCACCCCTCTCTGTCGCCTGCCTCTCGTTCGTGCATCGTCTTGGCAACCGCCCTGATGAAATCTTTCGACTGGGGTGGCTTCTGCTTCTTGAACCTTCGGTTTTATCATGACAGATGTACTTTTAGCGCGTATCGGATCCAAAGGGACACGACAGCATCGAAAGATCGCAAGTAGGTGTAGGAGAAGGGAGCTTTCTTTAATCGGCTATCGCAAGATCCCATTGCAAAATGCTTGTTGCATGTCATGGGTGTAAGATCGACGAGTCGGAGAGAaggaaacaaaaagaaatatggaAGCGTAGTTCTTTAGTTTTAGATAGATGTAGCTACAGAGTCGTGGATATAATATGTTGTACGTCGGCTATTGATGGGGGACATGGAAAATTAAGTTGATCCGATGCAGCTTTTGACCAATCGCCATGGGAAcctatataaaaaagaaaaagaaagaaaaggcaaACATCAGGGACCGTCGGTAGAGCTGTCGCAGTCGTCATTTTAAATGGCCAATGGAAGTATTCTTGGAACAAAGGCCTCCTCTGTGGAGGAAAGATGAGAAGAGTAAAGCTATTTACGTGGACCACCGGAAACCCTACTCTTTTTCCAAAGCTCAGTTACGCAAATTGGAACTCCTGCACCAGATTAGGTTTCTTCGAACCTGTTTTATCAAGCAGATGAGGAGGGGCTTGCAACTGACCATCCCAGTTCATGCGAAGTCGACAGGTAAAGGGTGTTATCCGACTGGATCCATCGACTTACGATAGACAGACAAGTAAGTATGTTCCTCCGGTTGATGAACCAACTACCCATATCGACTTGTATTGTCACATCACATCAACATCTCGTATTTATAGTTCACCCACAATCTATAAAGGAGTTTGGAAGTATCGTCCGAGATACCATTTCCGAGTCTCGGGTTCCAAAGGACTGATTTTGATAGGCGAGCGTCATCTTGGGAGGTGTTTATGGTAATTGGTCCGTCCAAGAATCCCTTCTTGTCCATCAAGCAGCTGCTATGGACAAGGATGGAGAAAGCCAGTTACTTTGGGGCATCTCGTGGTCCTTTTGAGATGTGGTAAGAAATTTAGTTCTACCAAGCTAAGAAGCATGGATGATGGACGTCTTCGTGTTCGACACATGTCGGACACTCGTTGGTGACCTTTTGCTTGTATGATCATCATGCGATAATCATATGCtttgtaaaaaaagaaaaattatgaatGAAGAACTTCATGAGaaaacatatatcaattatatCTGAATATTATTAAGTATTATTTGATGCACTCAATTTTTATCtcgaatatttaaatttaaaatttttatttatactaTTCTTTTATTCACATTTCCGAGTCAATAAATACTATAAGACTCATGTTAgtcaaatatgatatatatatatatatatatatatatatatatatatatatatatatatatatatattaaaaattacatgtgtcatcgtcttgtgcatattctaatttattTACAAATTATTTATCAGCGAGTCCGTGCTTCGTACCTTCTCGACTGCCCTCTCTCTCTAACTCTCATATGTTTGGTTTAGGGTGATACGAATACTACACCATCAATCCAATATATTGATATATAGATCTAAATCATAATGTCATAACCCTAATGAAATAAGAAATCTTAATCAAATCCTTAATTAAAACTAAATTATAATTCTAACATCCTcccttaatttaattttttttcttaaaactttCAATAATTTTGGTAGGTGCTCAAATGATTCCATCTTTAGAGGCTTTATAAAGAAATATTGAACTTATATTTACTTCTACAATATCTAGACTGTTATTTTATTCACTTGATGTCTTATAAAGTAAAATATCATGTCTATCATTATTGattagatttttttataatttggaagTTAAAGAATTATCACACAAAATTTTagttggcatatatatatatatatatatatatatatatatatatatatatatatatatatatatttgtgtgtatatgtatatatgtatgtatgtgtttttatatatatatatatatgtgtatgtatgtatgtgccagatatatatatatatatatatatatatatatatatatatatatatatatatatatatatatatatatatatatatatatatatatataatcaaattgCTTACAATGCATATCTTGTTGCAATAAATTCTGCTTTGGTAGTTAACATTGTCCTAATAGATTGTTTCTTAAAATTCTATGAAATAGCTTCAAATCTTAAGAACAATGCATAACTAGATGTACTCTTCTTACTATCAAGACTACTTGCACAATCAATGTCAGTAAATTCAATCAAAGAAGTGTTTTTTCtatcataaaaaaatcaaaatctcaAGTGCCATTTAAATAACATAAGACTCTTCTTTGTTGCTGGAAGAAAAACTTCTGCTGAAGTCTccataaatctaatgattgttaggatcggagcgacactaagagggggggtgaattagtgcagcggattaaaagaaaacatcttctccaaatcattccattggttcattggaagagaagacattccaaatccattttcgactatgtgccataaattcaaatccaaagaaagtaagaaaactctcattcgagttttccaataagtgtaatccgtcccattgaaaaagggaggacaaatgagagagtgaccctcttgaaagtcgtaaagagccatttatatttgggtgttaaaccaaggtagaaaaacgtggctctgataccaattgttaggatcggagcggcactaagaggggggggggggtgaattagtgcagcggattaaaacttcggtttcgacaaatctttcgtacgataagaatggaacttgaaaagctaaacttgaaagcgtattcttaaagttgtgcagcaaaggtaataaggaactaaagcatgtaagaaggtttgcagtaatgtaaatagcaataatgaaatgcaaaccagagattacgtcgattttagagtggttcggtcaaatgacctacatccacttgcgaggcccctcttcgatgaggctcccaccttccactagcaaatctcttgaaatggaagggcaaatacccctcttacaaccttttacaagcagttcaacctcttacaaattttcagcaagaaagaatgaggagaactctagcaaattgaaaacaagaaaggcaaagacttttctctcaatcacttgctgcacaaaagttgttctctcagctaagatttgaggggtatttataagcctcaagaggattcaaattttgggctccaaaatttgaattctctttgggttcccgaatgctggaggtgccaccgcccagcactcgggtgctggacggtgcaaccgcccagccaaggaggtgtcaccacccagctctcgggtgctgggcggtgccaccgcctaagccaaatcagctcactggttgggctccaaatttggcccaaaccagtccgaactcgggcccaattgacccctacttgggttataggattaacacctaatcctaaccctaaataacgtactaactacgaatttaaagacattttctaagctattacaaagtccgtaagtcaagacttcttccggcgaacttccgacggtcttccgataaactctcaaaaaccattctgcggactcccggcaagctcctagacttcacgatttgatcttggcgagttccaacgagctttttcggcaagctccgatctttctcggtgagctccgcgaacttccaacgaaccttccggcgagcttccgaaaaacccttcggcaagctccctactcattctcggctagttccgacagcattcccgacgaaccttcggacttccgtcgaactctcgaacttgcaacaaatccttcgcgcttgactccagcactttgtttcgctttatgtcttcatcgttatcgtagttaatcatgcacacacaaaccaaaactcaactctgatctagacaattattacaatgcgaattgacattttgttgcccggcacgtcattggttggcgcttcgtccgattcttcggtgcatcgtcctctcttgcggcttgttgcccaatcggcggttgacctccgcaaccccaatatccttggcacaattccactctccttggcccgacgcccgacgtccgaagccttctgccgtccaataccctgacgtgatctcctccgacacaacgtcaattcctcctacgttaactgtatcgagtagacctgcatcactcaaaatgcagttaaacataaacataattatcaattagtttcatcatcaaaatacgagattcaacaatgattaGGTTGTCTCTATACATAATATTTGGTTTAGATGATGTTGAGTACATAAGACTCCCTCGGATTCTATAATTGAGCTATAAACACATTTCAACTAAAGTACTAACAAAGCTGGTTTTTAtctatattgaatctttcaagaatgtCTATAATGTATTttacttgaaaaataaaaattattatattttgttgCTCAACTTTAATTCTTAGATGATATTTTATCAAATCGAAGTCAAtcatataataattcattcgtttacatataagctagtaattatctctctctctctctctctctctctctctcacacacacacacacacacacatatatatatatatatatatatatatatatatatatatatatatatatatatatatatatatataataccaatATTTGGGTGATTGTTTttaatcatataatattttttaaaatttaaatttttattcctTGAATTATAAATTGATGAGATTGattaatataaacttcttcttataactcatcatgcaaataataacaa from Musa acuminata AAA Group cultivar baxijiao chromosome BXJ1-3, Cavendish_Baxijiao_AAA, whole genome shotgun sequence encodes the following:
- the LOC135620155 gene encoding uncharacterized protein LOC135620155 — protein: MGAKENGEERDDRLSDLEKDVKHGKEGESDYEPARDSLSSQGEAPTNDENRVKRASRVPKKLTKKEPAENRPRTSRGGANHQEHARLQFKTLNTSQKKSQKPSRAAVSPKIPSNKKLENTNVSSKPSSEVSEEMDDKTIEEVKEIDVLDEAPICDQSNGTDDETVDTEENVLDDDRASVYQKMEEMESRIEKLEEELREVAALEISLYSVIPEHGSSAHKVHTPARRLSRLYIHACKYWTQDKKATVARNTVTGLVLIAKSCGNDVSRLTFWLSNTVVLREIICQTFGNLSNSNATLRTVESNGGARKTDEKQSPLKRKINSGIKQGKNFGFMQLIDDWQDTSTFTSALEKIESWIFSRIVESVWWQTLTPCMQSPLEDIYTPKSFGKLLGPALGDQQQGSFSINLWKSAFHDAFSRLCPVRSGGHECGCLPVLAKKVMEQCVSRLDVAMFNAILRESAHEIPTDPVSDPIVDPKVLPIPAGDLSFGSGAQLKNSIGNWSRWLTDLFGMDAEDSAKDDQDADADDRKEEIAESKSFHLLNQLSDLLMLPKDMLLDRAVRKEVCPSIGLPLIIRILCNFTPDEFCPDPVPGIVLEELNTESILERRLSDKELIGGFPSAAAPVLYSPPLPAEVAEKVADIGRQAELDRRASMVQRKGYTSDQDLDELDAPLASIVDRTPPVSPSPTSIPHQQSSPANSRYKLLRQVWCV